The proteins below are encoded in one region of Homo sapiens chromosome 2, GRCh38.p14 Primary Assembly:
- the GCA gene encoding grancalcin isoform b (isoform b is encoded by transcript variant 4): protein MAYPGYGGGFGNFSIQVPGMQMGQPVPETGPAILLDGYSGPAYSDTYSSAGDSVYTYFSAVAGQDGEVDAEELQRCLTQSGINGTYSPFSLETCRIMIAMLDRDHTGKMGFNAFKELWAALNAWKENFMTVDQDGSGTVEHHELRQAIGLMGYRLSPQTLTTIVKRYSKNGRIFFDDYVACCVKLRALTDFFRKRDHLQQGSANFIYDDFLQGTMAI from the exons ATGGCCTACCCGGGATACGGAGGAGGG TTTGGAAATTTTAGCATTCAGGTGCCAGGAATGCAGATGGGACAGCCAGTGCCAGAAACAGGCCCAGCTATACTCCTCGATGGATACTCTGGGCCAGCATATTCAGACACTTATTCCTCAGCTGGTGACTCCGTGTATACTTACTTCAGTGCTGTTGCTGGACAG gatGGTGAAGTGGATGCTGAAGAACTTCAGAGATGTTTGACACAGTCTGGAATTAATGGAACTTACTCTC CCTTCAGTTTGGAAACCTGCAGAATTATGATTGCCATGTTGGAT AGAGATCACACAGGAAAAATGGGATTTAATGCATTCAAAGAGCTATGGGCAGCTCTTAATGCCTGGAAGGAAAACTTCATGACTGTTGATCAAGATGGAAGTGGCACAGTAGAACATCATGAGTTGCGTCAAGCCATTGGTCTTATGG GTTATAGGTTGAGTCCTCAAACATTAACTACTATTGTTAAACGTTATAGCAAGAATGGCAGAATTTTCTTTGATGATTATGTTGCTTGCTGTGTGAAGCTTCGAGCATTGACAG ATTTCTTTAGGAAAAGAGACCACTTGCAACAAGGGTCTGCGAATTTCATATATGACGAT TTTTTGCAGGGCACTATGGCAATTTGA
- the GCA gene encoding grancalcin isoform a (isoform a is encoded by transcript variant 2): MWMDLNHQLSLEGSQDLKFPRSQLFGNFSIQVPGMQMGQPVPETGPAILLDGYSGPAYSDTYSSAGDSVYTYFSAVAGQDGEVDAEELQRCLTQSGINGTYSPFSLETCRIMIAMLDRDHTGKMGFNAFKELWAALNAWKENFMTVDQDGSGTVEHHELRQAIGLMGYRLSPQTLTTIVKRYSKNGRIFFDDYVACCVKLRALTDFFRKRDHLQQGSANFIYDDFLQGTMAI; encoded by the exons TTTGGAAATTTTAGCATTCAGGTGCCAGGAATGCAGATGGGACAGCCAGTGCCAGAAACAGGCCCAGCTATACTCCTCGATGGATACTCTGGGCCAGCATATTCAGACACTTATTCCTCAGCTGGTGACTCCGTGTATACTTACTTCAGTGCTGTTGCTGGACAG gatGGTGAAGTGGATGCTGAAGAACTTCAGAGATGTTTGACACAGTCTGGAATTAATGGAACTTACTCTC CCTTCAGTTTGGAAACCTGCAGAATTATGATTGCCATGTTGGAT AGAGATCACACAGGAAAAATGGGATTTAATGCATTCAAAGAGCTATGGGCAGCTCTTAATGCCTGGAAGGAAAACTTCATGACTGTTGATCAAGATGGAAGTGGCACAGTAGAACATCATGAGTTGCGTCAAGCCATTGGTCTTATGG GTTATAGGTTGAGTCCTCAAACATTAACTACTATTGTTAAACGTTATAGCAAGAATGGCAGAATTTTCTTTGATGATTATGTTGCTTGCTGTGTGAAGCTTCGAGCATTGACAG ATTTCTTTAGGAAAAGAGACCACTTGCAACAAGGGTCTGCGAATTTCATATATGACGAT TTTTTGCAGGGCACTATGGCAATTTGA
- the GCA gene encoding grancalcin isoform d (isoform d is encoded by transcript variant 6), translated as MQMGQPVPETGPAILLDGYSGPAYSDTYSSAGDSVYTYFSAVAGQDGEVDAEELQRCLTQSGINGTYSPFSLETCRIMIAMLDRDHTGKMGFNAFKELWAALNAWKENFMTVDQDGSGTVEHHELRQAIGLMGYRLSPQTLTTIVKRYSKNGRIFFDDYVACCVKLRALTDFFRKRDHLQQGSANFIYDDFLQGTMAI; from the exons ATGCAGATGGGACAGCCAGTGCCAGAAACAGGCCCAGCTATACTCCTCGATGGATACTCTGGGCCAGCATATTCAGACACTTATTCCTCAGCTGGTGACTCCGTGTATACTTACTTCAGTGCTGTTGCTGGACAG gatGGTGAAGTGGATGCTGAAGAACTTCAGAGATGTTTGACACAGTCTGGAATTAATGGAACTTACTCTC CCTTCAGTTTGGAAACCTGCAGAATTATGATTGCCATGTTGGAT AGAGATCACACAGGAAAAATGGGATTTAATGCATTCAAAGAGCTATGGGCAGCTCTTAATGCCTGGAAGGAAAACTTCATGACTGTTGATCAAGATGGAAGTGGCACAGTAGAACATCATGAGTTGCGTCAAGCCATTGGTCTTATGG GTTATAGGTTGAGTCCTCAAACATTAACTACTATTGTTAAACGTTATAGCAAGAATGGCAGAATTTTCTTTGATGATTATGTTGCTTGCTGTGTGAAGCTTCGAGCATTGACAG ATTTCTTTAGGAAAAGAGACCACTTGCAACAAGGGTCTGCGAATTTCATATATGACGAT TTTTTGCAGGGCACTATGGCAATTTGA